The nucleotide sequence GGCGCGGACGCCAGGTGCGCGAAGTGGCCGCGCAGGTAAGCGGGCAGCGGCTTCAGGCGCTTCGCGAGCACATCGACCAACGGGTCGCGTGGGTGCGAGTCCAGGTCGGGTCTTGGGATCGGCTGTGTGACGATGTCGTCCTCGGTGCCGGTCTCGAGCGTCTGTGCGGGATCGAGCGGCGTTGTAGCGTTGCGGCTCGAAGCACTGCTGCGCAGTGCGCCAAAGTGCGAATCGCCGGGACCACCGGGGCCGGTAAGATCAGGCAGCGTGGGGATGAGCGGCACTTCGACCTTGGCTGGAAAGGTCGAGCGCATGGGGCGCGGAAGAATCGATAGCGTATGCACGATGCCGGCGTCCGTGGTGCCCTCGGCAGCGTCGAGGAGCGCCTGCTGCATCTGGATCGCAGTTTGAAAACGGTCCTCGGGCCGGCGCTGCATCGCACGTGTCACGACATGACATAGCGCAGATCCGATTTCGGGGCGCATGGCTCCGATAGGCTCGGCATGGCCCGTGACGATCATGAGGATAAGGTCGCCAATGTTCTCGGAGTCGAACGGCAACCGTCCCGTGAGCGCCTCGTAGAGTATGACCCCCATGGCGTAGATGTCGCTGCGCGCGTCGATACGGCGCAGGCCGCGCGCCTGCTCAGGCGACATGTACTGTGGCGTGCCGACGATGACGCCTTCGCGGGTGGTGAGGGGCGAGCGATGGGTCTTGCGCCGTTGCCCGTCGTCTCCTTCCTCTGCGATCATGCTGCGCGAAATGCCGAAATCGAGCAGCTTGGGGTAAGCGCCATCGGGGGCGTCGACCAGGAAGACGTTTTCGGGTTTGAGGTCGCGGTGCACGATGCCCGCGTCGTGCACTGCCGCCAGGCCCCGCAGCGCCAGGCCCGCCACGCGCACGAGCTCGTCCACCGACAGCGCCGGCTCTCGGTCCATCCGGTCGGCGAGGGTCTCCCCCTGCAGCAGCGACATCACCATGAAAGGCTGGCCCCACTCGGACACACCGAAGTCCAGAATGTCCACCACGTTGCGGTGCTCGATGGCTGCGGCCAGGCGCGCCTCCCGCAGAAAGCGCTTGGCCTGGAGCTCTGCGTTGGAACCGTGCGTGTAGAGGAACTTGATCGCTACTGGACGTTCGAGCGACAGCTGCGTCGCATCCCAAACGCAACCCATGCCGCCGTCACCGATCTGGCTCTCCAGCCGATAGCGGTCGACGATCACTGAGCCTCGCTTCAGCATAGGTCTCGTCCACGGTTAACGGATGAGAGCCCGGCGGACTGGAGGGGAGGCGCGGCGGGGAACGTAAAG is from Pseudomonadota bacterium and encodes:
- a CDS encoding protein kinase, which produces MLKRGSVIVDRYRLESQIGDGGMGCVWDATQLSLERPVAIKFLYTHGSNAELQAKRFLREARLAAAIEHRNVVDILDFGVSEWGQPFMVMSLLQGETLADRMDREPALSVDELVRVAGLALRGLAAVHDAGIVHRDLKPENVFLVDAPDGAYPKLLDFGISRSMIAEEGDDGQRRKTHRSPLTTREGVIVGTPQYMSPEQARGLRRIDARSDIYAMGVILYEALTGRLPFDSENIGDLILMIVTGHAEPIGAMRPEIGSALCHVVTRAMQRRPEDRFQTAIQMQQALLDAAEGTTDAGIVHTLSILPRPMRSTFPAKVEVPLIPTLPDLTGPGGPGDSHFGALRSSASSRNATTPLDPAQTLETGTEDDIVTQPIPRPDLDSHPRDPLVDVLAKRLKPLPAYLRGHFAHLASAPQLRSQRAAAALLLVAGVALLALAALRGPAADEASASQRAAHSEQATAPRPAVALSATTGRQGTTSHPAQPQSAAPENVVAKAPRPTPSRSEAPDTQAAAATEAPEDQAQDTPPPWELGILPQAPLAVSDDPAPAPTATPTVATRTTPPARDPRPNRKRRYRKRSNTKLLRKLDY